In Mangifera indica cultivar Alphonso chromosome 1, CATAS_Mindica_2.1, whole genome shotgun sequence, a single genomic region encodes these proteins:
- the LOC123214662 gene encoding aspartyl protease family protein 1-like has product MPCCFLKFFLFLLLIWAAFFCPICINGLVFSFKMHHRFSDAMQNLSNSSHWPPKGSFEYYALLAHQDRLLRGRHLAETNVPPLSFSDGNSTLQISSLGFLHYATIQLGTPGVKFMVALDTGSDLFWVPCECNRCAPTQDSNYASDFTLTMFNPEQSSTSKNVTCDNSLCEQRNQCSETISNCPYSVSYVSAQTSTSGVLVEDVLHLKRQDTNHESVAAFVTFGCGQVQSGSFLDIAAPNGLFGLGMEKISVPSILSRDGLTANSFSMCFGHDGIGRISFGDMGSPDQEETPFNVNPSHPTYNITVTQIQLGTTLIDVDLTALFDTGTSFTYLVDPTYTKLSENFHAQIQDRRRPPDPKIPFEYCYDASPNASTSFVPNMSLRMKGGSNFAVDQAIFSLNTQDGLVYCLAVIKSTELNIIGQHLMTGYRVVFDRERLVLGWKKFDCYDVEDSYNFPERPHATSVPPAVAAGVGDDSSADSNKETRKHSQNSEASLPYHTHIYLFRFVLLLALLW; this is encoded by the exons atgcCTTGTTGTTTCTTGAAATTCTTTCTCTTCTTGCTCCTAATCTGGGCGGCCTTCTTCTGCCCAATCTGCATCAATGGCCTCGTCTTCAGCTTCAAGATGCATCACCGCTTCTCCGACGCTATGCAGAACTTATCTAACTCATCTCATTGGCCGCCCAAAGGAAGCTTCGAATACTACGCCCTTTTGGCTCACCAAGATCGACTTCTACGTGGTCGTCACCTCGCTGAAACTAACGTGCCACCACTTTCTTTCTCTGATGGCAACTCTACTTTGCAAATCAGCTCATTAGGATT CTTACATTACGCGACGATTCAATTGGGGACGCCTGGAGTGAAGTTTATGGTGGCGCTTGACACTGGAAGTGATTTGTTTTGGGTTCCTTGTGAATGCAACCGATGTGCGCCCACTCAGGACTCTAACTATGCTTCA GATTTTACACTCACTATGTTCAATCCTGAACAGTCATCAACTAGCAAAAATGTCACCTGTGATAACAGTTTGTGTGAACAACGTAATCAATGCTCTGAAACAATTAGCAATTGCCCTTACTCAGTTTCTTATGTCTCGGCTCAGACTTCTACCTCTGGTGTTTTGGTAGAGGATGTTCTGCACCTAAAAAGACAAGATACTAATCATGAATCTGTTGCAGCATTTGTTACATTTGG CTGTGGACAGGTTCAGAGTGGGTCCTTTCTGGACATTGCAGCTCCTAATGGTTTATTTGGGCTTGGTATGGAGAAGATATCAGTTCCCAGTATATTATCCAGGGATGGTCTTACTGCAAATTCTTTCTCCATGTGTTTTGGGCATGATGGTATTGGAAGAATTAGTTTTGGAGACATGGGTAGTCCTGACCAGGAAGAGACTCCATTTAATGTGAACCCATCACA CCCAACTTACAACATTACTGTAACTCAAATTCAGTTGGGAACAACTTTGATTGACGTTGATTTGACAGCTCTTTTTGATACTGGGACGTCTTTTACATATTTGGTTGACCCAACTTATACAAAGCTTTCAGAGAAT TTCCATGCTCAGATACAAGATAGACGACGTCCTCCTGATCCAAAAATTCCCTTTGAATATTGCTACGATGCAAG TCCTAATGCCAGTACCAGTTTTGTTCCCAACATGAGTTTGAGAATGAAAGGAGGAAGCAACTTTGCTGTCGATCAAGCAATATTTTCTCTCAACACTCAG GATGGGCTTGTATATTGTCTGGCTGTTATCAAGAGCACAGAATTGAATATAATTGGAC AACACCTCATGACTGGCTACCGGGTCGTATTTGATCGAGAGAGACTTGTCTTGGGCTGGAAGAAGTTCGATT GTTATGACGTTGAAGATTCTTATAATTTCCCAGAGAGACCACATGCCACCTCTGTGCCTCCAGCTGTTGCGGCTGGAGTGGGGGACGACTCTAGTGCAGATTCAAATAAAGAGACCAGAAAACATTCACAAAATTCAGAAGCATCGCTGCCTTACCATACCCATATATATCTCTTCAGATTTGTCTTGTTATTGGCGCTATTATGGTAG